The Hymenobacter sp. 5317J-9 genome has a window encoding:
- a CDS encoding VWA domain-containing protein: protein MLTWAYPDFVAAGLALLLALGLLARHWQRAGRAGRALGTRARHRGWKLTLRLLAGAALLAAALGPSLGVSQRPVRTAGKDVWLLVDVSRSMDAPDVAPSRLLRAQAELETLVAQFPADRLGLVVFGAEAVVQCPLTYDQAAVQVFVRTLRTSLLPAGPTTLREPLELVLKRLSPQAGSPRATALVLVSDGEDFGENLEPALRELARAGARVYTVGVGTATGSSIPKPGGGLVRDGKGQVVQSRLREAPLLQLSAQTGGQYVELSNQQNGFEPLLRLLRNMPGVAEQVRTVAVADNRYRYPLAAALLLLALDVALTLTVIRP from the coding sequence TTGCTAACCTGGGCGTATCCTGATTTTGTGGCGGCCGGCCTGGCCCTGCTCCTAGCGCTGGGGCTGCTGGCGCGGCACTGGCAGCGGGCGGGCCGCGCCGGGCGGGCGCTGGGCACGCGGGCCCGCCACCGCGGCTGGAAGCTGACGCTGCGCCTGCTGGCCGGCGCGGCGCTACTGGCCGCCGCGCTGGGCCCTTCGCTGGGCGTGAGCCAGCGCCCGGTGCGCACCGCCGGCAAAGACGTGTGGCTGCTGGTGGACGTGTCGCGCTCGATGGATGCCCCGGACGTAGCCCCTTCCCGCCTGCTGCGGGCCCAGGCCGAGTTGGAAACGCTGGTGGCTCAGTTTCCGGCCGACCGGTTGGGGCTGGTGGTATTTGGGGCCGAGGCCGTGGTGCAATGCCCGCTCACCTACGACCAGGCCGCCGTGCAGGTATTCGTTCGTACGCTGCGCACCAGCCTGCTGCCCGCCGGGCCCACCACCCTGCGCGAGCCGCTGGAGCTGGTGCTGAAACGACTGAGCCCGCAGGCCGGCTCGCCCCGTGCCACGGCGCTGGTACTGGTGAGCGACGGCGAAGACTTTGGCGAAAACCTGGAGCCCGCGCTGCGGGAGCTGGCCCGGGCCGGGGCACGGGTGTATACGGTGGGCGTGGGCACGGCAACGGGCAGTTCCATTCCCAAGCCGGGCGGGGGGCTGGTGCGCGACGGCAAAGGCCAGGTGGTGCAAAGCCGTCTGCGCGAAGCGCCGCTGCTGCAGCTCTCGGCTCAAACCGGCGGCCAGTACGTGGAGTTGAGCAACCAGCAAAACGGCTTCGAGCCCTTGCTGCGCCTGCTACGCAACATGCCCGGCGTGGCCGAGCAGGTGCGCACCGTGGCCGTGGCCGACAACCGCTACCGCTACCCGCTGGCGGCCGCCCTGCTGCTGCTGGCCCTCGACGTGGCGCTGACCCTAACCGTTATTCGTCCGTGA
- the gyrB gene encoding DNA topoisomerase (ATP-hydrolyzing) subunit B, whose product MSETTEKTVQPDYTADSIQVLEGLEAVRKRPSMYIGDTGLKGLHHLVWEVVDNSIDEALAGHCDLINVTINENNSITVRDNGRGIPVDWHAKEQKSALEVVLTVLHAGGKFDKGSYKVSGGLHGVGVSCVNALSTDLKVTVRRKGHIYQQEYKIGFPQYDVKEIGDTEEHGTEVQFLPDASIFSETEYRYDTVAGRLRDLSYLNKGIRITLTDRREKVEGGEFRYDEFYSEGGLRDFVQYLDGKERPSLLAEPIYVESEKGGTPVEVALQYNTSYQENVYSYVNNINTHEGGTHVAGFRSAVTRVLKSYGDKNKHFEKAKVEITGDDFREGLTAVISVKVQEPQFEGQTKTKLGNSEVSGAVNSVVGEILTQYLDENPNQANRIMEKVILAAKARIAARKAKDMVQRKNVLGSNSLPGKLADCSDSDPEICELYLVEGDSAGGTAKQGRNRAFQAILPLRGKILNVEKAQEHKILENEEIKNMITALGVTFNERKSLAFTTDEEGTETGPLNFDKLRYHKVIIMTDADIDGSHIRTLILTFFFRYMRELVDRGYIYIALPPLYLVKRGKEERYCWTEEERQQAQEDLGRGKPETVNVQRYKGLGEMNAEQLWTTTMQPITRTLKQVTVESAAEADHLFSMLMGDEVAPRRDFIERNAKYAKLDV is encoded by the coding sequence ATGAGCGAAACAACCGAAAAAACCGTGCAGCCGGATTATACCGCTGACAGCATTCAAGTACTCGAAGGTTTGGAGGCCGTGCGCAAGCGGCCCAGCATGTACATCGGCGACACCGGACTGAAAGGCCTGCACCACCTGGTGTGGGAGGTGGTCGACAACTCCATTGACGAAGCCCTGGCCGGGCATTGCGACCTGATTAACGTCACCATCAACGAAAACAACTCCATCACCGTGCGCGACAACGGCCGCGGCATCCCGGTGGACTGGCACGCCAAGGAGCAGAAGTCGGCCCTGGAAGTGGTGCTGACCGTGCTGCACGCCGGCGGTAAGTTCGACAAAGGTTCCTACAAAGTATCGGGTGGCCTGCACGGCGTGGGCGTGAGCTGCGTGAACGCGCTCAGCACCGACCTGAAGGTAACCGTGCGCCGCAAGGGCCACATCTATCAGCAGGAGTACAAGATTGGCTTCCCGCAGTACGACGTGAAGGAAATTGGCGACACCGAGGAGCACGGCACCGAGGTGCAGTTTCTGCCCGACGCCAGCATCTTTTCCGAAACGGAATACCGTTACGACACCGTAGCCGGCCGTTTGCGCGACTTGTCGTACCTGAACAAGGGCATCCGCATCACCCTCACCGACCGCCGCGAGAAAGTGGAAGGCGGCGAGTTCCGCTACGACGAGTTTTACTCCGAAGGCGGCCTGCGCGACTTCGTGCAATACCTCGACGGCAAGGAGCGGCCCTCGTTGCTGGCCGAGCCCATTTACGTGGAAAGCGAGAAGGGTGGCACGCCCGTGGAAGTGGCCCTGCAGTACAATACCTCGTACCAGGAAAACGTCTATTCCTACGTCAACAACATCAACACGCATGAGGGCGGCACGCACGTGGCCGGCTTCCGCTCGGCCGTGACGCGCGTGCTGAAAAGCTACGGCGACAAGAACAAGCATTTCGAGAAAGCCAAGGTGGAAATCACCGGCGACGACTTCCGCGAGGGCCTCACGGCCGTTATCTCGGTGAAAGTGCAGGAGCCGCAATTTGAGGGCCAGACCAAGACCAAGCTGGGCAACTCCGAAGTGAGCGGCGCCGTGAACTCGGTGGTGGGCGAAATCCTGACGCAGTACCTGGACGAGAACCCCAACCAGGCCAACCGCATCATGGAGAAGGTGATTCTGGCCGCCAAGGCCCGCATCGCCGCCCGCAAGGCCAAGGACATGGTGCAGCGCAAAAACGTGCTGGGCTCGAACTCCCTGCCCGGCAAGCTGGCCGACTGCTCCGACTCGGACCCGGAAATCTGCGAGCTGTACCTGGTGGAAGGGGACTCGGCCGGCGGCACCGCCAAGCAGGGCCGCAACCGCGCGTTCCAGGCCATTCTGCCGCTGCGCGGCAAAATCCTGAACGTGGAGAAGGCCCAGGAGCACAAAATCCTGGAAAATGAGGAAATCAAGAACATGATTACCGCATTGGGCGTCACGTTCAACGAGCGCAAGTCGCTGGCCTTCACCACCGACGAAGAAGGTACCGAAACCGGCCCGTTGAACTTCGACAAGCTGCGCTACCACAAGGTCATCATCATGACCGACGCCGACATCGACGGCTCGCACATCCGCACGCTGATTCTGACCTTCTTCTTCCGCTACATGCGCGAGCTGGTGGACCGCGGCTACATCTACATCGCCCTGCCGCCGCTCTACCTTGTGAAGCGCGGCAAAGAAGAGCGTTACTGCTGGACCGAAGAAGAGCGCCAACAGGCCCAGGAAGACCTCGGCCGCGGCAAGCCCGAAACGGTGAATGTGCAGCGCTACAAAGGGCTGGGCGAAATGAACGCTGAGCAGCTCTGGACCACCACCATGCAGCCCATCACCCGCACCCTGAAGCAGGTGACGGTGGAGTCGGCCGCCGAAGCCGACCACTTGTTCTCGATGCTGATGGGCGACGAAGTGGCCCCGCGGCGCGATTTTATCGAACGCAACGCCAAATACGCCAAGCTGGACGTGTAA
- a CDS encoding T9SS type A sorting domain-containing protein: protein MKKFLLSLGLLGAAVGAHAQTVNLGPWVQVNTVNSGAFAPGYRVVHVSTVSPTVAWTTAEENSSSGVANFFFRTNNAAGDQFDFDAITAVGANASYESANISGVSATTAVVGKYGASGGGDILRTTNGGLSWTRTTTNAQFPQANGGFLDFVHMFDANVGVAVGDPVGGYFEIYRTTDGGATWNRIPQTAVLNPFTGEAALVRSYFALGNTIWFGGASLGTNDQEYVYKSTDRGITWTKSAPTPLTETISKIAFKDANNGIAYNVKVTGTDVTAVNVIRTSDGGATWQTITPVNNATGSFFRYDIDAVNGRYYSVGQRFPASSPAVAADFGSSYSTDGINWTNMNNSQGFFAMDLIPGTGTAVAQGYAGAATDAAGSGGIYKATILNSATRDAALQNALTVYPNPSNTGVFNVDLGSTLKGDAQMTVVDAMGRQVKSQAINATTVGSKAFNVDLSNEKAGVYTLQFRTEAGIATQKVVIN from the coding sequence ATGAAGAAATTCTTACTTTCTCTGGGCTTGCTTGGTGCCGCCGTAGGCGCGCACGCCCAGACCGTGAACTTGGGTCCTTGGGTGCAGGTAAACACGGTGAACTCCGGGGCTTTTGCGCCGGGCTACCGCGTCGTTCACGTGAGCACCGTTTCGCCCACCGTGGCGTGGACCACGGCCGAGGAAAACTCGTCGTCGGGCGTTGCTAACTTCTTCTTCCGCACCAACAACGCTGCGGGCGACCAGTTCGATTTCGATGCCATCACCGCAGTCGGTGCTAATGCCTCGTATGAATCGGCCAACATTTCGGGCGTTTCGGCTACCACCGCAGTGGTCGGCAAGTACGGCGCTTCGGGCGGCGGCGACATCCTGCGCACCACCAACGGCGGCCTGAGCTGGACCCGCACCACCACCAACGCGCAGTTTCCGCAAGCCAACGGTGGCTTCCTCGACTTCGTGCACATGTTCGACGCCAACGTGGGCGTGGCCGTGGGCGACCCCGTGGGTGGCTACTTTGAAATCTACCGCACCACCGACGGCGGCGCGACCTGGAACCGCATCCCCCAAACCGCCGTCCTCAACCCTTTCACGGGCGAGGCTGCGCTGGTGCGTTCGTACTTCGCGCTGGGCAACACCATCTGGTTTGGCGGCGCTTCGCTGGGTACCAACGACCAGGAGTACGTTTACAAGTCGACGGACCGCGGCATAACCTGGACCAAAAGCGCGCCGACGCCCCTCACCGAAACCATCTCCAAAATTGCGTTCAAAGATGCCAACAACGGCATCGCGTACAACGTGAAGGTGACCGGTACCGACGTAACCGCCGTGAACGTGATTCGCACCAGCGACGGGGGCGCCACCTGGCAGACCATCACCCCGGTGAACAACGCCACGGGCAGCTTCTTCCGCTACGACATCGATGCCGTGAACGGTCGTTACTACAGCGTGGGCCAGCGCTTCCCCGCTTCTTCGCCCGCCGTGGCCGCCGACTTTGGCTCTTCGTACAGCACCGACGGCATCAACTGGACCAACATGAACAACAGCCAGGGCTTCTTCGCCATGGACCTGATTCCGGGCACGGGCACGGCCGTAGCACAGGGCTACGCCGGCGCTGCCACCGACGCTGCCGGCTCGGGCGGCATCTACAAGGCCACCATCCTCAACTCGGCTACCCGCGACGCAGCTCTGCAAAACGCGCTGACGGTGTACCCTAACCCCAGCAACACCGGCGTGTTCAATGTGGACCTGGGTTCGACCCTGAAAGGCGACGCCCAGATGACCGTGGTGGACGCCATGGGCCGTCAGGTGAAGTCGCAAGCCATCAACGCTACCACCGTGGGCTCGAAAGCCTTCAACGTAGACCTGAGCAACGAAAAGGCTGGCGTGTACACCCTGCAGTTCCGCACCGAAGCCGGCATTGCCACGCAGAAAGTGGTTATCAACTAA